From Deferrisoma camini S3R1, the proteins below share one genomic window:
- a CDS encoding response regulator transcription factor, protein MRLLIVEDDVDLSNALTRGFREEGFAVDQAFDGEDGLYLARTGEHDLVVLDLMLPGMDGFRLLETLRAEGNGVPVVFLTARGDVEDRIRGLRLGGDDYLPKPFRFEELLARVRAVLRRTHGVGQAVLVWGALRLDAEAHRVFWGEEELPLTPKEFQILQALLLHKGKTLSRTRLSLQVYDHAFDAESNVIDAHVANLRRKLKTAGGERVIETVRGVGFRIPETPG, encoded by the coding sequence GTGCGACTCCTGATCGTCGAAGACGACGTGGACCTTTCCAACGCCCTGACCCGTGGATTCCGCGAGGAGGGGTTTGCCGTGGATCAGGCTTTCGACGGAGAGGACGGACTCTACCTGGCCCGCACGGGCGAGCACGACCTCGTGGTGCTCGACCTCATGCTTCCCGGCATGGACGGCTTCCGATTGCTCGAGACCCTACGAGCCGAGGGAAATGGGGTTCCGGTGGTGTTCCTCACCGCCCGGGGCGACGTGGAAGACAGGATCCGGGGGCTCCGCCTGGGCGGGGACGACTACCTGCCCAAGCCGTTTCGGTTCGAAGAGCTGCTCGCGAGGGTCCGCGCCGTGTTGCGGAGGACCCACGGCGTGGGACAAGCTGTGCTGGTCTGGGGGGCGCTTCGCCTGGACGCGGAGGCCCACCGGGTGTTCTGGGGCGAGGAGGAACTGCCGCTTACCCCGAAGGAGTTCCAGATCCTCCAAGCTCTCCTACTGCACAAGGGAAAGACCCTCTCCCGCACCCGTCTGAGCCTCCAGGTGTACGATCACGCCTTCGACGCCGAATCCAACGTGATCGACGCCCACGTGGCCAACCTGCGACGAAAGCTCAAAACAGCGGGCGGTGAACGGGTGATCGAGACCGTCAGAGGAGTGGGGTTTCGCATCCCGGAGACGCCGGGATGA
- the acsB gene encoding acetyl-CoA decarbonylase/synthase complex subunit alpha/beta, giving the protein MSKIICAAAIRGAHAIVDRVEKKVNDAIAKFGEDKEVKLPNTGYYLPVIYGILGHKVETLGDMKPVLERCRELLPPHVEDQLWVPYLGHALDAGMATLFAYDMEEALKYLEDPIPYVTGEDPTEDNIWLGAADDVIMRKRGVEFVDGSAPGFAAVVGAAPDNETAVKIAKELQEKGIYVFMASEHNGKTFAEQLVEAGVQVGWPTRLVPFGRDTSAAIHAVGFATRAAMAFGGVKPGDYAGILRYNKNRIFAFVLALGEVTDEWYAAAAGAINYGFPTIADSDIPEILVTGVCTYEHVVSNVPHDQIVSKAIEVRGLKIQISKIDIPVSYSPAFEGERIGRDAMHVELGGPKADGFEFCRMLELDQVEDGKFEVIGPDLDEMEVGKTYPIGIWVEVAGRNMQPDFEPILERQIHHLLNGAEGILHIGQRDILWMRVSKKAYEAGLRLSHFGTILHAKFHNEFGKILDKVQVRIYTEPEKVKELIEEARKTYRERESRLGAMTDETVETFYSCLLCQSFAPDHVCVISPERPGLCGAYNWLDGKAAYEINPTGPNQPVKKGDVIDEKLGQWSGVNEYVYQNSHESVTSFSAYSLMVDPMTSCGCFEAIVVLLPMANAVMVVDRDFPGMTPCGMPFSTLAGSVGGGAQTPGFVGISKFYIGSKKFISAEGGIKRVAWMPKHLKESLKEVIQKRGEEEGVPDLYDKIATEEDATTEEEVMEFMQKVGHPALEMDPMM; this is encoded by the coding sequence ATGTCGAAGATTATCTGCGCTGCCGCGATCCGCGGGGCCCACGCCATCGTGGACCGCGTGGAGAAGAAGGTCAACGACGCCATCGCCAAGTTCGGCGAGGACAAAGAGGTCAAGTTGCCGAACACCGGGTACTACCTGCCGGTGATCTACGGCATCCTGGGCCACAAGGTCGAGACGCTCGGCGACATGAAGCCGGTGCTCGAGCGGTGCCGGGAGCTGCTGCCCCCCCACGTGGAGGACCAGCTCTGGGTGCCGTATCTGGGCCACGCCCTGGACGCGGGCATGGCCACCCTGTTCGCCTACGACATGGAAGAGGCGCTGAAGTACCTGGAGGACCCGATCCCGTACGTGACGGGTGAGGACCCCACCGAGGACAACATCTGGCTCGGCGCGGCCGACGACGTGATCATGCGCAAACGGGGCGTGGAGTTCGTGGACGGCTCGGCCCCCGGGTTCGCCGCGGTCGTGGGCGCGGCCCCCGACAACGAGACCGCGGTCAAGATCGCCAAGGAGCTCCAGGAGAAGGGCATCTACGTGTTCATGGCCTCGGAGCACAACGGCAAGACCTTTGCCGAGCAGCTCGTGGAGGCCGGGGTGCAGGTGGGCTGGCCCACCCGGCTCGTGCCGTTCGGTCGGGACACCTCGGCGGCCATCCACGCCGTCGGGTTCGCCACCCGGGCCGCCATGGCCTTCGGCGGGGTGAAGCCAGGCGACTACGCCGGCATCCTGCGGTACAACAAGAACCGGATCTTCGCGTTCGTGCTGGCCCTGGGCGAGGTCACCGACGAGTGGTACGCGGCGGCCGCGGGCGCCATCAACTACGGCTTCCCCACCATCGCCGACTCGGACATCCCCGAGATCCTGGTCACCGGCGTCTGCACCTACGAGCACGTGGTGTCAAACGTGCCCCACGACCAGATCGTTTCGAAGGCCATCGAGGTCCGGGGCCTCAAGATCCAGATCTCCAAGATCGACATCCCGGTCTCGTACTCCCCGGCGTTCGAGGGCGAGCGGATCGGTCGCGACGCCATGCACGTGGAGCTGGGCGGGCCCAAGGCCGACGGGTTCGAGTTCTGCCGCATGCTGGAGCTCGACCAGGTGGAGGACGGCAAGTTCGAGGTGATCGGTCCCGACCTGGACGAGATGGAGGTGGGCAAGACCTATCCGATCGGCATCTGGGTCGAGGTGGCCGGCCGGAACATGCAGCCGGACTTCGAGCCGATCCTGGAGCGCCAGATCCACCACCTCTTGAACGGCGCCGAGGGCATCCTGCACATCGGCCAACGTGACATCCTGTGGATGCGGGTGTCCAAGAAGGCCTACGAGGCGGGGCTGCGCCTGAGCCACTTCGGCACCATCCTCCACGCCAAGTTCCACAACGAGTTCGGTAAGATCCTCGACAAGGTCCAGGTGCGGATCTACACCGAGCCCGAGAAGGTGAAGGAGCTGATCGAGGAGGCCCGCAAGACCTACCGTGAGCGGGAGTCGCGCCTCGGGGCCATGACCGACGAGACCGTGGAGACGTTCTACTCCTGCCTGCTGTGCCAGTCGTTTGCGCCCGACCACGTGTGCGTGATCAGCCCCGAGCGGCCGGGCCTGTGCGGCGCCTACAACTGGCTGGACGGCAAGGCCGCCTACGAGATCAACCCCACCGGCCCGAACCAGCCGGTGAAAAAGGGCGACGTGATCGACGAGAAACTGGGCCAGTGGAGCGGCGTGAACGAGTACGTGTACCAGAACTCCCACGAGTCGGTGACCTCGTTCAGCGCCTACTCCCTCATGGTCGACCCGATGACCTCCTGCGGGTGCTTCGAGGCGATCGTGGTCCTGCTGCCCATGGCCAACGCGGTCATGGTGGTGGACCGGGACTTCCCGGGCATGACCCCCTGCGGCATGCCGTTCTCCACTCTGGCCGGGTCGGTGGGCGGCGGCGCCCAGACCCCGGGCTTCGTGGGGATCTCGAAGTTCTACATCGGCTCGAAGAAGTTCATCTCGGCCGAGGGGGGGATCAAGCGGGTGGCCTGGATGCCCAAGCACCTCAAGGAGTCCCTCAAGGAGGTGATCCAGAAGCGGGGCGAGGAGGAGGGCGTGCCCGATCTCTACGACAAGATCGCCACCGAGGAGGACGCCACCACCGAGGAAGAGGTGATGGAGTTCATGCAGAAGGTGGGCCATCCCGCCCTCGAGATGGATCCCATGATGTAA
- a CDS encoding acetyl-CoA decarbonylase/synthase complex subunit delta: MAFEFPKDKYNGKIVEVTIGAGDKARTVGGETAMPLCNFEGEFPNRPLVAMEVYDKAEVCETWAPACKEPFADVMGDAVAWAKKCVEEFGAEAICLQLASTDPNGMNTSADEAAELAKKVAEAIPVPLIVWGCENDEKDAETLSKVAEVCAGMNLVIGPAKEGNYKKIGGAAIGYDHVVVQQTPIDVNMAKQLNILLNNLGVPMTKILMDPQMGALGYGIEYCYTVMERDRLTGLKQGDEKMQSPLILDVGKYTWKTKEASVSVDEEPAWGEAKVRGVLWETVSAVDVLAAGADVLILRHPDSVRILKKIIDELMA, from the coding sequence ATGGCATTCGAGTTCCCCAAAGACAAGTACAACGGCAAGATCGTAGAGGTCACGATCGGCGCGGGCGACAAGGCCCGGACCGTGGGTGGCGAGACCGCGATGCCCCTGTGCAACTTCGAGGGTGAGTTCCCCAACCGCCCACTGGTTGCCATGGAGGTGTACGACAAGGCCGAGGTGTGCGAGACCTGGGCGCCGGCCTGCAAGGAGCCGTTCGCCGACGTGATGGGCGACGCGGTGGCCTGGGCCAAGAAGTGCGTGGAGGAGTTCGGCGCCGAGGCCATCTGCCTGCAGCTGGCGAGCACCGACCCCAACGGCATGAACACCAGCGCCGACGAGGCGGCCGAGCTGGCCAAGAAGGTGGCCGAGGCGATCCCGGTGCCCCTGATCGTGTGGGGCTGCGAGAACGACGAGAAGGACGCCGAGACCCTGTCCAAGGTGGCCGAGGTGTGCGCCGGCATGAACCTGGTGATCGGGCCGGCCAAGGAGGGCAACTACAAGAAGATCGGCGGCGCGGCCATCGGGTACGACCACGTGGTGGTGCAGCAGACCCCCATCGACGTGAACATGGCCAAACAGCTCAACATCCTGCTGAACAACCTCGGCGTGCCCATGACCAAGATTCTCATGGACCCCCAGATGGGCGCCCTGGGGTACGGCATCGAGTACTGCTACACCGTGATGGAGCGGGACCGGCTCACGGGCCTGAAGCAGGGTGACGAGAAGATGCAGTCCCCCCTGATCCTGGACGTGGGCAAGTACACCTGGAAGACCAAGGAGGCCTCGGTGTCGGTGGACGAGGAGCCGGCCTGGGGCGAGGCCAAGGTCCGCGGGGTGCTGTGGGAGACCGTTTCGGCCGTGGACGTGCTGGCCGCCGGCGCCGACGTCTTGATCCTGCGCCACCCCGACTCCGTGCGGATCCTGAAGAAGATCATCGACGAACTCATGGCCTAA
- a CDS encoding dihydropteroate synthase — translation MKIFTIAESINIMSKTIGPAIREKDKGPIQKMAEEELAAGADMLDLNLGPARKAGDEMMRWLVETVQEVKKDVRLALDTTNTAAVEAGLQVCNERALINSISAQPQSMQERLPLVKKYDADFVALTMSEEGIPRDSSERAVALTTIMAMGDELGIDHARYWVDPIVLPVSVDINQVKAYMEFLPMVKDILPGATNTCGLSNVSNGAPNELRPILNRVYLMMLYHLGQESAIVDSYDAEMMAICRGERMDQVEYVGKLMNGEDVQPTNDTEKMLYKTFKVLNGDVLYSHSWLED, via the coding sequence ATGAAGATCTTCACGATTGCCGAGAGCATCAACATCATGAGCAAGACCATCGGGCCCGCGATCCGCGAGAAGGACAAGGGTCCGATCCAGAAGATGGCCGAAGAGGAGCTGGCGGCCGGCGCCGACATGCTCGACCTGAACCTCGGCCCGGCCCGGAAGGCCGGCGACGAGATGATGCGGTGGCTGGTGGAGACCGTGCAGGAGGTCAAGAAGGACGTGCGCCTGGCCCTGGACACCACCAACACCGCCGCGGTGGAGGCGGGCCTGCAGGTGTGCAACGAGCGGGCGCTGATCAACTCGATCTCGGCCCAGCCCCAGAGCATGCAGGAGCGGCTGCCGCTGGTGAAGAAGTACGACGCCGACTTCGTGGCCCTGACCATGAGCGAAGAGGGCATCCCGCGGGACTCGAGCGAGCGGGCCGTGGCCCTGACCACCATCATGGCCATGGGTGACGAGCTCGGCATCGACCACGCCCGGTACTGGGTGGACCCGATCGTGCTGCCGGTGTCCGTGGACATCAACCAGGTCAAGGCCTACATGGAGTTCCTGCCCATGGTGAAGGACATCCTTCCGGGCGCTACGAACACCTGCGGCCTGTCCAACGTGTCGAACGGCGCGCCCAACGAGCTGCGGCCGATCCTGAACCGGGTGTACCTGATGATGCTGTACCACCTGGGCCAGGAGTCCGCGATCGTGGACTCGTACGACGCCGAGATGATGGCCATCTGCCGTGGCGAGCGGATGGACCAGGTGGAGTACGTGGGCAAGCTGATGAACGGCGAGGACGTGCAGCCCACCAACGACACCGAGAAGATGCTCTACAAGACCTTCAAGGTGCTCAACGGCGACGTGCTGTACTCCCACTCCTGGCTGGAGGACTAG
- a CDS encoding citrate/2-methylcitrate synthase, with protein sequence MDHQTQTITDIILKAAERARVETSNEPEPGLTKRVKWPVTCTVGPGLEGAIACESRVGYVNGAKGWLIYRGYDIFDLAAHSNFEEVCYLLLHGSLPTADEFRAFRDRLAEYRWVNKTLRMLMGFPIEEMHPMAALRLGVNLMRQEFTYADSRERRPVKGNIIGSDEDSIPMETKPRGETHAIYEFKRRSRARRLRASQQMDDAGSIQSAYHLIAGMATLAAAISRVHQGLMPLDPDPELSHAANLLYMMTGRRPTPLEERVMDVCLILHADHGMNASTFASLVVASTLADIYLAVGSGVAALQGPLHGGANEQVIYMLEELAETGDVTGWIGKKLAAKDRIMGFGHRVYKAYDPRARVLGPLAEALARGKPDVEPLFRVAQQLEAEVLNRFGNEKKIFPNVDFYSGLVYRSLGIEPEMFTPLFAVSRVAGWTARVLEYLHNNRIFRPRAIYVGEFHKEFPSPAERGF encoded by the coding sequence ATGGACCACCAAACCCAAACCATCACCGACATCATCCTGAAGGCGGCCGAGCGGGCCCGGGTCGAGACCTCCAACGAGCCGGAGCCGGGCCTCACCAAACGGGTGAAGTGGCCGGTCACCTGCACCGTGGGGCCGGGGCTGGAGGGCGCCATCGCCTGCGAGAGTCGGGTGGGGTACGTGAACGGCGCGAAGGGATGGCTGATCTACCGGGGGTACGACATCTTCGACCTGGCCGCCCACTCCAACTTCGAGGAGGTGTGCTATCTGCTGCTGCACGGCAGCCTGCCCACGGCCGACGAGTTCCGGGCCTTCCGGGACCGACTGGCCGAGTACCGGTGGGTGAACAAGACCCTCCGGATGCTCATGGGGTTTCCGATCGAAGAGATGCATCCCATGGCGGCCCTGCGGCTCGGCGTGAACCTCATGCGCCAGGAGTTCACCTACGCAGACTCCCGGGAGCGCCGCCCGGTCAAGGGCAACATCATCGGGTCCGACGAGGACTCCATCCCCATGGAGACCAAGCCCCGCGGCGAGACCCACGCGATCTACGAGTTCAAGCGCCGCAGCCGGGCCCGCCGGCTGCGGGCCAGCCAGCAGATGGACGACGCGGGCAGCATCCAGTCCGCCTACCACCTGATCGCGGGCATGGCCACCCTGGCCGCGGCGATCTCCCGGGTGCACCAGGGACTGATGCCCCTGGATCCCGATCCGGAGCTGAGTCACGCCGCCAACCTGCTGTACATGATGACCGGCCGCCGGCCCACCCCACTCGAGGAGCGGGTCATGGACGTGTGCCTGATCCTCCACGCCGACCACGGCATGAACGCGAGCACCTTCGCGTCGCTGGTGGTGGCCTCGACCCTGGCCGACATCTACCTGGCCGTGGGCTCGGGAGTGGCCGCGCTCCAGGGCCCCCTGCACGGCGGGGCCAACGAGCAGGTGATCTACATGCTCGAGGAGCTGGCCGAGACCGGGGACGTGACCGGCTGGATCGGAAAGAAGCTGGCCGCCAAGGACCGGATCATGGGGTTCGGCCACCGGGTGTACAAGGCCTATGACCCCCGGGCCCGGGTGCTGGGCCCGCTGGCCGAGGCCCTGGCCCGGGGCAAGCCGGACGTGGAGCCCCTGTTCCGGGTGGCCCAGCAGCTGGAGGCCGAGGTCCTCAACCGGTTCGGCAACGAGAAGAAGATCTTTCCCAACGTGGACTTCTACTCGGGCCTGGTGTACCGGAGCCTGGGGATCGAGCCGGAGATGTTCACCCCGCTCTTCGCCGTGAGCCGGGTGGCCGGGTGGACCGCGCGGGTCCTGGAGTACCTCCACAACAACCGGATCTTCCGGCCCCGGGCCATCTACGTGGGCGAGTTCCACAAGGAGTTCCCCTCCCCGGCCGAGCGGGGATTCTGA
- the acsC gene encoding acetyl-CoA decarbonylase/synthase complex subunit gamma, translating to MGLTGIQIYKLLPQTNCKECGDPTCLAFAMKLAAGKAELDKCPYVSEESKAKLSEASAPPIRDVTLGQGDAAWKVGGETVKYRHEKTFVNPTAIVVALSNEQSADDVDTQLKYLNEQSFERVGKILAPNWAFLWDQKKDQASFLDLVKKVGGATEKGIIVSSEDVATLKAAAEALKGKKFAIHPVTKDNADDLIAFAKEVGAVPVAQGDTLEDLAAVGEKIVAAGLKEALLDTGWKGIRETVTANIAIRRAALDKKFRPLGFPTIAFPCAMTQEVELQATYAALLIDKYAGAVVLSTLDPAVTYPLLVNRLNIYTDPQRPMTMDQGIYEINNPGPDSPVIVTTNFALTYFVVSAEVEASRVPTWLLIMDTEGMSVLTAWSAGKFVADAIAPFVKKSGITEKVNHRKLIIPGYVAQISGELQEELGEGWEVVIGTREAADIPKFLKDYVGQ from the coding sequence ATGGGACTCACGGGAATTCAGATCTACAAGCTGCTCCCCCAGACCAACTGTAAGGAGTGCGGGGACCCCACCTGCCTGGCGTTCGCCATGAAGCTGGCGGCCGGCAAGGCCGAGCTGGACAAGTGCCCCTACGTGAGCGAGGAGTCCAAGGCCAAGCTGTCCGAGGCCAGCGCGCCCCCGATCCGGGACGTGACCCTGGGCCAGGGCGACGCGGCCTGGAAGGTGGGCGGCGAGACCGTCAAGTACCGCCACGAGAAGACCTTCGTGAACCCCACGGCCATCGTGGTGGCCCTGTCGAACGAGCAGTCGGCCGACGACGTGGACACCCAGCTCAAATACCTCAACGAGCAGAGCTTCGAGCGGGTGGGCAAGATCCTGGCCCCCAACTGGGCGTTCCTTTGGGACCAGAAGAAGGACCAGGCCTCGTTCCTGGACCTGGTGAAGAAGGTGGGCGGCGCCACCGAGAAGGGCATCATCGTGTCGTCCGAGGACGTGGCGACGCTCAAGGCCGCGGCCGAGGCCCTGAAGGGCAAGAAGTTCGCGATCCACCCGGTCACTAAGGACAACGCCGACGACCTGATCGCCTTCGCCAAGGAGGTCGGCGCGGTGCCGGTGGCCCAGGGCGACACCCTCGAGGACCTGGCGGCCGTGGGCGAGAAGATCGTGGCCGCCGGCCTGAAGGAGGCCCTGCTCGACACCGGCTGGAAGGGCATCCGCGAGACCGTGACCGCCAACATCGCGATCCGGCGGGCGGCCCTGGACAAGAAGTTCCGGCCCCTGGGCTTCCCCACCATCGCGTTCCCCTGCGCCATGACCCAGGAGGTCGAACTGCAGGCCACCTACGCGGCCCTGCTGATCGACAAGTACGCCGGTGCGGTCGTGCTGAGCACCCTGGACCCGGCCGTGACCTACCCGCTGCTGGTGAACCGGCTGAACATCTACACCGACCCGCAGCGGCCCATGACCATGGACCAGGGCATCTACGAGATCAACAACCCCGGTCCGGACAGCCCGGTGATCGTGACCACCAACTTCGCGCTGACCTACTTCGTGGTGAGCGCCGAGGTGGAGGCGAGCCGGGTGCCCACCTGGCTGCTGATCATGGACACCGAGGGCATGAGCGTGCTGACCGCCTGGTCCGCCGGCAAGTTCGTGGCCGACGCCATCGCCCCGTTCGTGAAGAAGAGCGGCATCACCGAGAAGGTGAACCACCGCAAGCTGATCATCCCCGGGTACGTGGCCCAGATCTCCGGCGAACTCCAGGAGGAGCTCGGTGAGGGCTGGGAGGTGGTGATCGGCACCCGCGAGGCGGCCGACATTCCGAAGTTCCTGAAGGACTACGTCGGCCAGTAG
- a CDS encoding ATP-binding protein, which produces MGFNIAVAGKGGTGKTTVAGLILRHLVERQAGRVLAIDADANMNLNEVLGLEVHQTIGQIREGLSNVPAGMTKDAYINYKTQECLIEADGFDLIVMGRPEGPGCYCYANTLCKKYMDEIADNYRYVVLDNEAGMEHLSRRTTHNMDLMFAVTDSSVRGVQAAGRIRDLVDELKLNIGKIAVIVNRVDGGLPEATARELDRLGLELAGVVPNDPNVYAYDLEGKPTFQLPADSAAVRAVAEIVEKYLPKGAG; this is translated from the coding sequence ATGGGCTTCAACATCGCAGTGGCCGGGAAGGGCGGCACCGGCAAGACCACGGTGGCCGGCCTGATCCTGCGCCACCTGGTGGAGCGGCAGGCCGGCCGGGTGCTGGCCATCGACGCCGACGCCAACATGAACCTGAACGAGGTGCTGGGCCTCGAGGTGCACCAGACCATCGGCCAGATCCGCGAGGGGCTGTCCAACGTGCCCGCCGGCATGACCAAGGACGCCTACATCAACTACAAGACCCAGGAGTGCCTGATCGAGGCCGACGGATTCGACCTGATCGTGATGGGCCGGCCCGAGGGGCCCGGGTGCTACTGCTACGCCAACACCCTGTGCAAGAAGTACATGGACGAGATCGCGGACAACTACCGGTACGTGGTGCTGGACAACGAGGCCGGCATGGAGCACCTGTCGCGGCGCACCACCCACAACATGGACCTGATGTTCGCGGTGACCGACTCGTCGGTGCGCGGGGTGCAGGCGGCCGGCCGGATCCGCGACCTGGTGGACGAGCTCAAGCTCAACATCGGGAAGATCGCGGTGATCGTGAACCGGGTGGACGGCGGCCTGCCCGAGGCCACGGCCCGGGAGCTGGACCGGCTGGGCCTCGAGCTGGCCGGGGTGGTGCCCAACGACCCCAACGTGTACGCCTACGACCTGGAGGGCAAACCCACCTTCCAGCTCCCGGCGGACTCGGCCGCGGTGCGCGCCGTGGCGGAGATCGTGGAGAAGTACCTGCCCAAGGGGGCGGGATGA
- the cooS gene encoding anaerobic carbon-monoxide dehydrogenase catalytic subunit — protein sequence MAKLREIQDVTICETTAEMLKKARDAGLSTAFDRADEMSACPIGAKSACCKHCVMGPCRLSSKAPYDKVGVCGATIDTIQARNFARMVAAGTAAHSDHGREMSELFLSIAKGENPDYQIRDEAKLLAVAKDLGVETEGREVKDVAVEVAEICLSQFGQQHGPLKFLERAPEARFKKWQELGLLPRGVDREVVEMMHRTAMGVDQDYKNLTLGAARCALADGWGGSMVSTELSDIMFGTPKPIRGEVDLGVLDANKVNVVVHGHEPHMLDMLCELAEDPEMLAKAKEAGAEGINLVGMCCSGNEQLIRRGLKHAGNFMQCDAVIITGAVDGMMVDVQCIQQGLVSLSQCFHTKFFTTNYRCKIEGAEHIEFHGTENARQSGVELLTKAIENFKNRDASKVTIPDTREQMIGGFSHETINYMLGGTFRASYTPLNDNIINGRIRGVAGVVGCTNPRVKHDWVHYELVKELLANDVLVVQTGCSAITMAKMGFMQPEAAAKYCGPGLREVCEAVGMPPVLHSGACVDNSRILVALSEMVKTGGLGDDISDLPVAGAAPEYMSEKAIAIGHYFVASGVFTVFGVTFPAIEGTKWAEYLFGGIEEDLGGKWAFESDPNKMAALMIDHINKKREALGIHKKKERVLFDMEARRQLEV from the coding sequence ATGGCGAAACTTCGAGAGATCCAGGACGTGACGATCTGTGAGACCACGGCCGAGATGCTGAAGAAGGCCCGCGACGCCGGGCTTTCGACGGCGTTCGACCGGGCCGACGAGATGTCTGCCTGCCCCATCGGCGCCAAGAGCGCCTGCTGCAAGCACTGCGTGATGGGGCCGTGCCGGCTGAGCTCCAAGGCTCCCTACGACAAGGTGGGCGTGTGCGGCGCCACCATCGACACCATCCAGGCCCGGAACTTCGCCCGGATGGTGGCCGCGGGCACGGCAGCCCACTCGGACCACGGCCGGGAGATGAGCGAGCTGTTTCTGAGCATCGCCAAGGGCGAGAACCCCGACTACCAGATCCGGGACGAGGCCAAGCTGCTGGCCGTGGCCAAGGACCTGGGCGTGGAGACCGAGGGCCGCGAGGTCAAGGACGTGGCCGTGGAGGTGGCGGAGATCTGCCTGAGCCAGTTTGGTCAGCAGCACGGCCCGCTGAAGTTCCTGGAGCGGGCCCCCGAGGCCCGGTTCAAGAAGTGGCAGGAGCTGGGCCTTCTGCCCCGGGGCGTGGACCGGGAAGTGGTGGAGATGATGCACCGCACCGCCATGGGCGTGGACCAGGACTACAAGAACCTGACCCTGGGCGCCGCCCGGTGCGCCCTGGCCGACGGCTGGGGCGGGTCCATGGTGTCCACCGAGCTGTCCGACATCATGTTCGGCACCCCCAAGCCGATCCGGGGCGAGGTGGACCTGGGCGTGCTCGACGCCAACAAGGTCAACGTGGTGGTGCACGGCCACGAGCCGCACATGCTCGACATGCTCTGTGAGCTGGCCGAGGACCCGGAGATGCTGGCCAAGGCCAAGGAGGCTGGGGCCGAGGGCATCAACCTGGTGGGCATGTGCTGCTCGGGCAACGAGCAGCTGATCCGCCGGGGCCTCAAGCACGCCGGAAACTTCATGCAGTGTGACGCGGTGATCATCACCGGCGCCGTGGACGGCATGATGGTGGACGTGCAGTGCATCCAGCAGGGCCTGGTGAGCCTGTCCCAGTGCTTCCACACCAAGTTCTTCACCACCAACTACCGGTGCAAGATCGAAGGCGCGGAGCACATCGAGTTCCACGGCACCGAGAACGCCCGGCAGTCCGGTGTGGAGCTGCTGACCAAGGCGATCGAGAACTTCAAGAACCGCGACGCCTCCAAGGTGACCATCCCCGACACCCGCGAGCAGATGATCGGCGGGTTCAGCCACGAGACCATCAACTACATGCTGGGCGGCACGTTCCGCGCCAGCTACACCCCGCTCAACGACAACATCATCAACGGCCGCATCCGCGGCGTGGCCGGGGTGGTGGGCTGCACCAACCCCCGGGTGAAGCACGACTGGGTGCACTACGAGCTGGTGAAGGAGCTGCTGGCCAACGACGTGCTGGTGGTCCAGACCGGGTGCTCGGCCATCACCATGGCCAAGATGGGCTTCATGCAGCCCGAGGCGGCGGCCAAGTACTGCGGCCCGGGCCTCAGGGAGGTGTGCGAGGCCGTGGGCATGCCGCCGGTGCTCCACTCCGGCGCCTGCGTGGACAACAGCCGGATCCTGGTGGCCCTGTCCGAGATGGTGAAGACGGGCGGCCTCGGGGACGACATCTCCGACCTGCCGGTGGCCGGCGCCGCACCCGAGTACATGAGCGAGAAGGCCATCGCCATCGGCCACTACTTCGTGGCCAGCGGCGTGTTCACGGTGTTCGGCGTGACCTTCCCGGCCATCGAGGGCACCAAGTGGGCCGAGTACCTCTTCGGCGGGATCGAGGAGGACCTGGGCGGCAAGTGGGCGTTCGAGAGCGACCCCAACAAGATGGCGGCGCTCATGATCGACCACATCAACAAGAAGCGCGAGGCCCTGGGGATCCACAAGAAGAAGGAGCGGGTGCTCTTCGATATGGAAGCCCGCCGCCAGCTCGAAGTCTAA